gaagcagaatttatttcgtattgtttcataattgtttcgaaattgttttgtaattttttcgtaattatttccgtatgtctggtgcaagttttatagttgttgttggttttatcacaccaacagtcaacaacagagggagagggaagcttcagaagtcccccctgtcccatttggagggttttttagcatattgcacaatcgcgtccgccattaacgaatcgattcgtaattttacgaaatttcgtatatttcgaaattttttaaaggaaaatttcggaattctttaaaaaaacgaaacgcaagccccccccctaaaaacgaaacgagtttagaaccaaatttttccgtggttacccaagcctagtggttatggagacaggcattcgacgagtgagccaacaccctgagatatggatggaggatgatgaacaatgcttttagtaggacgactgaccattgtagttattgaatgtaattgctgttttaatgctttattgtaatatgaattatgatgttttattgactgtatgtgattttatggttggaaaccggtctgagtccctcaagaatcctagaatcttaaaatcctagagttggaagagacctcctgggccattatccagtccaaccccattctgccaagaagcaggaatattgcattcaaatcacccctgacagatggccatccaggccctgtttaaaagcttccaaggaaggagcttccaccacactccggggcagagagttccactgttgaatggaagagacctcctgggccatccagtccaaccccattctgccaagaagcaggaatattgcattcaaatcactcctgacagatggccatccagcctctgttcaaaagcttccaaagaaggagcctccaccacactccggggcagagagttccactgctgaacggctctcacagtcaggaagttcttcctaatgttcagatggaatctcctctcttgtagtttgaagccattgttcccttgcgtcctagtctccagggaagcagaaaggaagcttgctccctcctcccccctgtggcttcctctcacatatttatacatggctatcatgtctcctctcagccttctcttcttcaggctaaacatgcccagctccctaagccgctcctcatagggcttgttctccagacccttgatcattttagttgccctcctctggacacattccagcttgtcgatatcatttaaatgcattttaatcttAGGTCTCTGTCTTTACAGTCCTCTCCAGGCATCTCCATTGGTCCTCCAGGCCGTGCTATGGCATCCTTCTGCTGGATAGTTGGCCATAGAATCAAACTGGAGGACTGATCAATGGTTGAGAACTAGGTTcccgaaaaactacaacaacccaactgggttgctccctcctcctccctgtggcttcctctcacatatttatacatggctatcatatctcctctcagccttctcttcttcaggctaaacatgcccagctccctaagccactcctcatagggcttgttctccagacccttgatcatttgagtcgccctcctctggacacattccagcttgtcaatgtctctcttgaattgtggtgcccagaattggacacaatattccagatgtggtctaaccaaagcggaatagaggggtagcattacttccctagatctagacactaggctcctcttgatgcaggccaaaatcccattggctttttttgccgccacatcacattcctggctcatgtttaacttgttgtccacgaggactccaagatctttttcacacgtactgctctcgagccaggcgtcacccattctgtatctttgcatttcattttttctgccaaagtggagtatcttgcatttgtcactgttgaacttcattttgttagttttggcccatctctctaatctgaacaacaacatagccacgtaccaggagcattctctcctgatgtttctcctgcatctgtgactggcatcttcagaagttctgttttaaatgaggcaagtggagtgtatgcataaagtgtggaataatgtccagggtgggagaaagaacccttgtctgtttgaagcgagtgcaaatgttgcaattagcaagcttgaattgcCTTGATTAGCTGTGGCCAGGATGGTTCATTAAGTGCTCTGCTTGGACACAGAATATTTTAtgagaatcagagaatcatagaatcaaagagttggaagagacctcctcggccatcatccagtccaaccccattctgccaagaagcaggaatattgcattcaaatcactcctgacagatggccacccagcctctgcttaaaagcttccaaagaaggagcctccaccacactccggggcagagagttccactgctgaacggctctcacagtcaggaagttcttcctaatgtccagatggaatctcctctcttgtagtttgaagccattgctccactgcgtcttacttccctcctcctccctgtggcttcctctcacatatttatacatggctatcatatctcctctcatccttctcttcttcaggctaaacatgcccagttccctaagccgctcctcatagggcttgttctccagacccttgatcattttagtcaccctcctctggacacattccagcttgtcaatatctctcttgaattgtggtgcccagaattggacacaatattccaggtgtggtctaaccaaagcggaatagagaggtagcattacttccctggacctagacactatgctcctattgatgcaggccaaaatcctattggctttttttgccgccacatcacattgttggctcatgtttaacttgttgtccacgatctttttcacacgtactgctctcgagccaggcgtcacccattctgtatctttgcatttcattttttctgccaaagtggagtatcttgcatttgtcactgttgaacttcattttgttagttttggcccatctctctaatctgaacaacaacatagccacgtaccaggagcattctctcctgatgtttctcctgcatctgtgactggcatcttcagaagttctgttttaaatgaggcaagtggagtgtatgcataaagtgtggaataatgtccagggtgggagaaagaacccttgtctgtttgaagcgagtgcaaatgttgcaattagcaagcttgaattgcCTTGATTAGCTGTGGCCAGGATGGTTCATTAAGTGCTCTGCTTGGACACAGAATATGATATGGGAACACAGAACACTTCCTGGTAAGTCTTCAATCTGGAACTTTGGTTGGCGCAACGCTCGCCAGGCAGTTCCCTCCCTTTTATTGCGGTCTAAATTGCATCTCCCATTGACCCATTTGTGCTTTCTCTTTCCTAGCTCCCTTCGGACCTGCCGGACATCGATCCCCGGGCTTTCCCTTGCACCCAGAGCGAGGTGGGATCCTTCGCCCGCACCTTTGGCCCGGCCGTCTTCTCGGTGGCTTTCCTCCTGGGCTTGGTGGGCAACGGCTTGGTCCTGGCCGTCCTCTCCGCTCGCCGCTGCCCGTGGCTCCTAGCTGACCGCTTCCTCTTCCAGTTGGCCGTCGCTGACCTCCTCCTGGTTCTGGCTCTTCCTTTCCGtgccacacagttctcccagTCGTGGGCCTTCGGAGAACCATTTTGCAAGCTGGTCGGGGCTCTCTCCGCCATGAACAGCTACAGCAccgccttcctcttggcttgCATCACCATCGAACGCTACCTGGCCATTGTCCACTCCCTCCAGCCGCGGTGGACGCTCCACGGCGCCTTCCTGGTCTCCACCTTGCTGTGGGCTGTCTCCATCGGCCTCTCCATGGTGGAGCTCCATTTCCGAAGCGTGTCGTACGTCTCGCAAGCCAAGGCTGTCATGTGCCATTTGGGGTTCGATGCCCAGGACGCCGACACGTGGCGCTTGACCCTCCGCTTGGTCTCCTTCCTGCTGGGTTTCCTCTTCCCGCTCGTAGCCATGGCCTACTGCTACGTCCAAATGGCGGTCAAGCTCCGGCAGCTCTTCTTCCGTGTGACGGCATTGCGGCTTCTGTCCgtgatcctcctcctcttcgtccttTGCTGGGGTCCCTTCCACGGCTTCGTCTTAGTGGACAGCCTCCTGCGCTTGGGACACTTGAGCCGCGACTGTGCCAAGGAGAAGATTCTGGACTTTGGGCTGCTCTTCACCGAGAGCCTGGGCCTCGTCCACGCCTGCCTCAACCCCTTGGTTTACGCTTTCGTGGGGGCCAAGTTCCGGAAGGAGCTCTCCGGGTTGTTCCGGGATTGGCGGCAATGCCGGTGGCGACAAGGAAGAGCCCCGAGTCCGGTGGTCAGCGGCCGGGAGACTGAGTTGAGCGTGGCCCAAATGGCAGACTATTCCGTTATGATGTGAGAGCATCGCACTTCATTCTATGCATGCAATTCCAAAGCACAGactcattgaatcctagagttggaagagtctcccttctgccatgcaagaagacatcatccgatccctcccaacagatggccatccagcctctgctgagaaACCTACAGAGatggaatcataggatcctagggTTGGAATAGACCCTAAATACCATCCACTCcaacttctttctgccaggcaggaaggcaccatccgatccctcccaaccaatggccattcagcctctgctaaGAAACCTACAGAGATGGAATCATaggctcctagagttggaaaaaatACCAAACAACATCcactccaacctccttctgccaggcaggaaggcgcCATCTGATccgtcccaacagatggccatccagtctctgctgagAAACCTACAGAGatggaatcataggatcctagactTGGAAAAAACATCcactccaacctccttctgccaagcaggaaggcaccatctgatccctcccaacagatggccatcctgcctctgcttagaaacctacAGAGatggaatcataggatcctagaactggaagagtcTCCCTTCTGCCTTGCAAGAAGACatcatccgatccctcccaacagatggccatctagcctctgcttagaaatctacagagatagaatcataggCTCTTAGAATTGGGGGAGAGctcaaatgccatccagtccaacctctttctgccaggcaggaaggcaccatctgatccctcccaacagatggccatccagtctctgctgagAAACCTACAGAGatggaatcataggatcctagagttggaaaaaatcccaaaaaacatCCACTCCaagctccttctgccaggcaggaaggcaccatctgatctctcctgacagatggccatccagtcatagatatgatagataagCAGATACACTATGTTGTATGATTAGGTAGAAAGGgagatatttctctctctctctctatacacacagacattcacagacacacacacacacacacacacacacacacacattatagatatatcatagaatcctagagttggacgggACCTCTAaaggttatccagtccaaccccatcctgccaggcaagaagacaccatccgatctctcctgacagatggccatccagtcataggtATGATAGGTAAGCAGACACACTATGTTTTATGATTAGATAGAAAGGTAGATAttacatttacacacacacacacacactatagatATATCATTGAATCCTGGAGTTGTAAGAGATCCCCAACACCACCGGGTCCAACTtccttctgtcaggcaggaaggcaacatctgatccctcccaacagatggccatccagcctctgctgagaaATCTACAGAGATAGAaacataggatcctagagttggaagaaagctcaaatgccatccaatccaaccctcttctgccaggcaggaaggcaccatctgatctctcctgacagatggccatccagccataggtatgaTAGATACACAATGTTTTATGATTCGATAGAAAGGCAGAtattcctacacacacacattatagatatatcattgaatcctggagttggaaggaaccTCCAAACATTATTATTCTGCCAGGTagaaagacaccatctgatccttcccaacagatggccatctaggcaGAGATTAGATAGGAAggctgtagatagatagatagatagatagatagatagatagaacctagagatggaagagatcccaagtgtcatccagtccaacccccttctgccagacagtgacaccatctgatccctcccaacagatgcccatccagtcatagatatgatagataagTGGACACACTATGTTTTATGCTTAGATAGAAAGGCAAGTATTACAtttatatgcatgcacacacacacactatagatatatcattgaatcctggagttggaagaacCTCCAAATGCtattattctgccaggcaggaagacaccatccgatccttcccaacagatggccatccaggcagaGATATAaatagagaatatatatatatatatatatatgaatatctcGTAagatcctagagatggaagagaccccaaatgctatccagtccaacccccttctgccaggcagtgACACCAtctgatctctcccaacagatgcccatccagtcatagatatcaTAGATAAGTGAATGCACTATGTTTTATGATTAGATAGAAAGGCAGATATTAcatttatacacatacacacatacacacacactatagatatatcattgaatcctggagttggaagaacCTCCAAACATtattattctgccaggcaggaagacaccatctgatccttcccaacatatggccatccaggcaGAGATTAGAAAggaaggagatatatatatatatctcataagATCCTAGAGATGGAGGAGAACCCAAATGCCAGGCAGTAAGATACCATCTGATCCcttccaacagatgcccatccagtcatagatatgatagataagTGTTCTATGATacctgtatcatagaatcataaacttggaagagacccaaaagggccacccagtccaaccctcttctgccaggcaggaagacaccatccgatctctCCCGACAGATATCCACCCAGCTCCTGCTTAAAATCTTCCATAGCATACTAGAGTTAAAAGGGAccccacaagggtcatccagtccaaccccagttctgccatgcaagaagacaccatcaaatccctcctgacagatggccatctggccatagatatgatagacatgGACACACTATGTTCTATGATATACTtatcagagaatcatagacttgaaagAAATTGATGTGGTTTTGCTCCGGGAAGAGAAGTTGCACAGAAATTGACCTCAGAG
The sequence above is a segment of the Anolis sagrei isolate rAnoSag1 chromosome Y, rAnoSag1.mat, whole genome shotgun sequence genome. Coding sequences within it:
- the LOC137095672 gene encoding C-X-C chemokine receptor type 3-2-like, with product MTTFSWGLDYTDYELPSDLPDIDPRAFPCTQSEVGSFARTFGPAVFSVAFLLGLVGNGLVLAVLSARRCPWLLADRFLFQLAVADLLLVLALPFRATQFSQSWAFGEPFCKLVGALSAMNSYSTAFLLACITIERYLAIVHSLQPRWTLHGAFLVSTLLWAVSIGLSMVELHFRSVSYVSQAKAVMCHLGFDAQDADTWRLTLRLVSFLLGFLFPLVAMAYCYVQMAVKLRQLFFRVTALRLLSVILLLFVLCWGPFHGFVLVDSLLRLGHLSRDCAKEKILDFGLLFTESLGLVHACLNPLVYAFVGAKFRKELSGLFRDWRQCRWRQGRAPSPVVSGRETELSVAQMADYSVMM